The stretch of DNA TGAAGTCGTCCGCCAATTAAAAAGCCACGGCCATCAAGCGCTGTGGGCCGGCGGTTGCGTGCGGGACATGCTGCTGGGACGCGAGCCGAAAGACTTTGATGTAGCGACCGACGCGCCCCCCAGCTGCGTGCAGGAGATCTTTGGAGAAAAACGGACGCTGGCGATCGGCGCCTCGTTTGGCGTGATTACGGTCCAGGGGGGCAAACGCCGTGGCCAGATTGAAGTAGCGACATTTCGCGAGGATCTCGGCTATAGCGATGGTCGCCGCCCTGACGATGTCCGCTTCACCTCCGCCGCCGAAGACGCCAAACGCCGCGATTTCACCATCAACGGCATTTTTTACGATCCCGACGCCGAGGTGATCTACGACTACGTCGGCGGGCGAGTCGATTTGCGGCAGCGATTGGTGCGAGCCATTGGCGACCCGAACGAGCGTTTCGCCGAAGACAAACTGCGGATGTTACGGGCGATCCGATTCTCGTCGACCTTCCAGTTCGATCTTGAGATGAACACGCTCCGGGCGATTCAGCGGCATGCCGAAAACATCGCCGTCGTCAGTGCGGAGCGGATTGCGGTCGAAATGCGGAAGATGCTCACTTCGCCGCGGCGAGTTGAAGCGGTAGTGCTATTGCGCGACTCGTGGCTGTTTCAGGTGGTCTTGCCCGAGATCATCCCGATTTTGGATCACGCACCTCGATGGACCGAAACGTTACGTTCGCTGCAATGCTTGCCGGGAAACGACTTCGCCACCGCTTTGGCGGCATTGTTGCGATACCCGGCCGCCCGCGACTTGGCGATGATTGATCCACGGAAGCCGGTTCCGCTGCTTAGCGAAATCTGCCTCCGGTGGAAATTGACCAACGACGAAACGAAAGATCTGCAGTGGCTATTGCGGCATGTCGATCTGTTGCGTAGTGCGAAAGACCTGCCATGGCCCCGTTTGCAGCGTCTGTTGATTGACCCTCGGATCGAGAAGCTGATGAACCTGGCGACGGCGACCACCCTGGCTCGCGGGGAGTCGGAGCTGCACCTTGAATTTGCCGCTGAGCGACTGGCCTGGTCGGTCGAGCGGCTCAATCCGCCGCCGGTGGCGACCGGCGACGATTTGATCCGGGCCGGGCTGAAACCGGGCCCGCATTTCCAGGGGATGCTCGAGGCGATCCGCGACGCGCAACTAGACGGTCAGATCGCGACGTTGGACGAGGCGCTTGCCCTTGCCCGAGATTGGCGCCCGGCGTAGGTGGCCAATCGCGGCCGAGCGGCTATCATAGCGTCGTCCCCTGGCACGTATCTGTTTTTCCGCACCCGAGGCGACTTCATGACTTTTGCGATCGACTTGCTGCTCCGTTGGGCCCACATCGTTCCGGCGACCATTATGGTGGGTGGCGCCGTCTACGCCCGATTCGCCCTGGCGCCGTCCGCCGATCCGCTGGCGGACGAGCAGAAAGAACTGCTCAAGGCAGGCGTCCGCGCCCGGTGGATGAAGTGGGTGATGATTTGTGCGTTTCTGCTGTTGGTGAGCGGAATTATCAACGTAGTGCTGATCGCGACCAAATACGACTTCCCGCAGAAGTACTATCATCCGGTGATCGGCGTCAAAATGTTGGTGGCGATGGTGGTCTTTTACATCGCCAGCATGTTGGTCGGGCGCAGCGAAAACGCGGCTCGATTTCGCCAGAATGAACGAATGTGGTTGTCGCTAAACGCGGCCCTGGCGGTCTCGGTCGTGTTGATGGGTGGGGCATTGAAAATCGCGGAACGCGTCCCCAAAGCGGACGAAGAGGCGGTACAAACCGAACAACCCGAATTACCGGCCCCCTCTGCAGCGGAAAATGATTCGTAGCGGGCGTCGGTTCGACTAAGGTGGAGATTGCGCCGCAGCAGGGAAGCAGGCCGACGTTACTGGCAATTCCTCCCTCCGCTTAGCTCTTCGCCATGAACCCACCACGTGACGCCCTAGCGATCTTAAAACATGCCCGCGACGAACTCGCCGCGCGGCTTCGTCAACGCATCGTAGAGAACGAAGAAGACATCCTGGCCGATGCCCGGGGTGAGTCGTTTCTTAGCGATATCGAGACAATCTACGATCAAATCGGCGCACGGCTGGTACATGTAAATCAGATGATCTCGAGTCTGCCGGCGGACGTACCTAGTATTGAAACGGAGGCCCCGTATCAAAACGGCGATCCAGTAGTAGCGGCGGCCGAGACGACTTTCTCTTTTGAATCGACGCCCCCGTCGCTGCAGAACGACGGATCAGCCCCAATGCTGAGCTTGCCGGCCCCGCAGTCGCCTGCCAATTTTCAGCTCTTTATGCAGGCCATTCAAAGTGGCGACGTATCCCAAGCGGGACGCGTATTGGCCGAACTGCTGCAGATCGACTCGCACCGCGGCGAACAATGTGCGACCGTATTTTCGCAGCGATATCTGGAAGACCCCGAGATCGTCGCCAAAGCGATGCAGATTCGCAAAGAGCTGACGACCGGCAACTTCAACAACGCGATCATGCTGCTTTACGAATGCTTCGGGCTACAAGGAATGGAATCGATCGCCGCAATGCAGGCCCTGCGATCCATGCTATAAGCGTTCTTCCGATCGCTGTCGCGACACTCCCGTCCGCTGGCGATTGCCGCTACACTGGGGTGTAGGAATTCTCATCTCGCAGGCCCTGGACGCAATAATGGATAAAAAGGCGAAGAAACGACTCGAAGTTCTGAACAAGAAGATCCAGAAACTGACGCAGCAATTGGCTGGCTCCCGAGAGCAAGCCGATGATCCGAGCGAAACCGCCAAGTTTGAAGAAGAATTGGCGGCGGCCAAGGCCGAAGTGGAGAAGCTGAAAGCGAGCTAGTCCAACATCTTGTTGCAAATGCAACCCGGCCAGTCTTACCTGACTGGCCGGGCCACCCAATTGCTTACCGTTTTGCGGGTCCAGGCACTTCGCTGACGCGGGCTTCTCCTGACATCGCGTGGTAGACGCCGACTTCGTCGTAGCCGTCGCCGTCCCAGTCGCCGACCGCCGGATGGTCGCCCGCTTCGCCGAGCGTGAAGACTTTGTCGGTCTCGTCGAGGTAACGGTTGTTGTCGTGGTCGAGCGTCCACTTCCCGTCGCGGAAGATGCCGATCTCGTCGATACCGTCGCCGTTCCAGTCGCCAACCACCGGAACGTCTCCCTTATCGCCATATTTGACGCGGGAGTCGACTTCGTCGTCCCAGCGACCGTTGCCGTCTTCGTCCAGGCGCCATTCGCCATCTTGGAAGATGCCGATCGTCTGGATACCGTCGCCGTCCCAGTCGCCCACCACCGGATAGTTGCCGGCGGTGCCGAAGTGGAAGACGTGGTCGATCAAGTCCGAGCGGACCTTGCCGGTTGACGTCAGTTTCATGACGCGGCTGCCGAGGGTCGCTTCATCCGGTTTCGGCGGCAGGTTTTTCGAGATGCCGGTTGAGACGTTGTTCGGCACCGGCAGGCCTGGATCGCTGGCGACCGCTCGCGGGTCTCCCGGCCAAGCCTTCCCGTAGATGCCGATATCGTCCTTACCGTCACCATCCCAGTCGCCAACGACCGGGATGTCGCCGTCGTAGCCGAGCTTGGCCCACAGGTCCCCTTCGTCCCAGACGCCGTTGCCGTTGACGTCGATGTACCAGTGGCCCTTGTAGTAAATGCCGAAGTCGGTGACGCCGTCGCCGTTAAAGTCGCCCGAAACCGGTCGAGCGCCCGGCATGCCGAACACCTTGGTCAGGATCTCTTCGGCGTCGTTGTCGCCGGCCGACTGCAATTGCAGCTTCCATTCGGCCTGCAGGAATTCGTTGCCTTCCCACGGCAGAATCGACTCACTGGCGGCGGTGAACCAGACGTTCGGTTCGATGAACGCGATCTGGTCCTTGCTTCGCGGCAGACCAGCGTTGACGACGCTCAAGTGCCAGGTCACGCCGGTGGCGCCGCCGCTATAGCCTTGCAGCAGCGGCTGGACAATGAAGAGCGCTTCAGGCGGAATGATCTGGGCCGGCGGCGGAGCGACCGGAATCACCAGCGGAGGTAGCGTACCGACTGGCGCCGGCGGAACCGGCGGCAACGGAGTCGGAATGTTCTGCGCCTTCAGTTCGCTGAAGTTGTTCTCTTGCGAGTGGGCGCCGACCGGCAAGTCGATCAACGCGATCATGTCGTTCAGCGGGTCGACCATCAGCGTACCGACGTTGACGACATTCCCTTGATTGAACGCGACGCCCGCGGTGGTGCCGGCGACGTCGTTACCGTCGACATAACCTTCTGGATGAATCTGGAAGACCGAGTAAAACCCGGATTCCAAACCAGCGAACTGGTAGTAGCCGTTGGCGTCGGTGACGACCCGAATTGGGCCGCTGCCGTACGTCCCGCCGAGAATGCGCGGGTCATTCCCCATGATCGGCAAGCCGGTGATGCCGTCCCGCAGTTCCAGCATCACGCCAGCGATCGGCGTGTCGTCCGGCGTGCGAGTGCCATCGCGCTGCGACAGAGCGTCGGCCGGCAGGTTTCCGTCGTCGGTGGTGAACGTGGCGCCGTCTTGGTAGACGTAGCCGGAGATCGTCGCCGGAGGCAGTTCGCAGAAGTTGTGGTTATCGAGATCCAGTCCCGACGTGATGTTGATCCGAGAGATCGTGTCCTGGACCGAGTCGTCGGCCAGGCCGTTCAGGTCCATCTGATGTCCCTGGAAGTAACCGACCGGCTGGGTTTCGACCACCGTGTACTGGCCAGGCAACAGGTTATCGAACAAGTAATGTCCGTTGGCGTCGGTCGTCGTCGTGGCGATGACGTTTCCGGCGGCGTCCAGCAACTTGATGGTGACGCTGGAAATCGGATTTTCGTCGGCGTCAAACAGGCAGTCGTCGTCCGTATCGGACCAGACGAAACCGCCGATGCTGCCTGGCTTCACTTCGCCAAACTTGTAGTTGACGCCTTCATCGCCCCAAAGCAACGTCACTTCTTTGATCTCGTCGCCCGGGTTGGTGGCGGTACCGGTCGTCGCGCCGCCAATCGTGCCTGCGGCATCGATACCATCAAGGAAGCCATTGGGCTGTTGTTCGACGATGCGGTAGGTGTCGGCACGGAGATTCGAGAACATGTAGGTTCCGTCAGCTGCGGTCGTTTGCGTGCCGACCAGGGCGCCGCTGCTATCGTACAGATAGACGATCGCGCCGCCGATTCCCTCTTCGCCCGGATCCATCACGCCGTCGTTGTTCCGGTCGTGATAGACGAACCCGCTCAGCTTGGCCGGCTCATGTTCGCAGAAGTCATAGTTCACGCCGTGGTCGCCAGAGCGAATAATGATCGACGACAATGTGTCGTTGGCCGTGCGTTGACCGACCGCAACGCCATCGATCTTGCCGACGTGGTCGCCGCCATCGATCAGGCCGGCTGGCGTGATTTCGACAACGGTGTAGGTACCCGGCAGCAGGCCGTCGAACGTGTAGTCGCCATTGGCGTCGGTCAACGTTTCTTCCAGCAGGTTGCCAGCCGCGTCGTACAGGCGAACGATGACCCCTTCCAGCGGCGAGTTATAGGCTTCGTCGCTGAAGCAATCGCCATACTTGTCCGTCAGGTGGACCTTGCCGGAGATCGAGCCCGGCAAGATTTCGCCGAAGTTGTAGTTAATGCCGGTGTCGCCGCTGACTAGGCCAATCGCGGCGATTTCGTCACCCGGGTTAGTCGCGGTACCGCGAGTCGATCCGCCAACCGTACCGGCGGCGTCTTTGCCGTCGGTGTAGATGATCGGCTGGGTTTCGATGATGCGATAGGTGCCCGGCGGCAGACCGACCACTTCGTAGTAGCCTTGGTCATTGGTGGTGACCGTGAACGTCTCGTTGGTTATCGAATTGATCGCCTGAACGGTAACGCCGGCGATGCCATCTTCTCCGGCCTCTTTCAGCCCGTCGTTATCGAGATCGTGGTAAACGTACCCGCTGATGCTGACCGGCTTAATTTCGCCAAAGTTAAAGTTGATGCCGTCATCGCCCCACTTCAACTCGATCGACGTGATGTTGTCGCCCGGGTTGGTCGCGGCGCCGACGATCAAACCGCCGATCGTACCCGCCGTATCGAGACCGTCGATGTAGGCGCCCGGCTGGGTTTCGACGATTTTGTAGTCGCCAGCGCTCAGGCCCGTGAAGTTGTACGAGCCGTCGGCAGCGGTCGTCGTTGTGCCGACCTGCACGCCATTGCCGTCAAGCAGGATCACGGTGACGCCGGCGATCCCTTCTTCGCCCGACTCCTTGACGCCGTCGTTGTCACGGTCGTGGTAGACATAACCGCCGATCGTGGCCGCTTCGTGCTCGCAGAAGTCGTATTTGACGCCGTCGTCGCCGGAAAGCAGGACGATGTTGGAAAGCAGGTCGTTTTCCGAGTTCGCGCCGTTGCTGGCGCCGTTGACCGTACCGACATGGTCGCCGCCGTCGATCAGGCCGTCCGGCGTGTATTCGCGAATCTGGTAGGTACCCGGCAGCAGGTCGGCAAACGAGTACTGGCCGTTGGCGTCGGTGTAGGTCGTCGCTAGCACATTGCCGGCGTCGTCCAACAGCTCAATTTTGACCCCTTCAATCGGCGGCGTGATGATCGTGACGCCGTCATAGCAATTGCCGTCGCGGTCGGTCAGGTGGACCGAGCCGCTGATCGACGCCGGCTTGATTTCGCCAAAGTTGTAGTTGATGCCAGATTCGCCGCCCAACAGCAGGACGTTCAGGATCTGATCGCCCGGATTGACCGCGCCCCCCATCAACGAGCCGTTGACCGTGCCCGCCGCATCGATGCCGTCAATGTACGAGGCCGGCTGGACCGCTTCGACCACCGTATAGATGCCCGGCGGCAGCATCGTCGCTTCGTAGTAACCAACCGAGTTGGTCGTCACATTGAA from Blastopirellula retiformator encodes:
- a CDS encoding CCA tRNA nucleotidyltransferase — encoded protein: MNAHSTNAARDFSIEVVRQLKSHGHQALWAGGCVRDMLLGREPKDFDVATDAPPSCVQEIFGEKRTLAIGASFGVITVQGGKRRGQIEVATFREDLGYSDGRRPDDVRFTSAAEDAKRRDFTINGIFYDPDAEVIYDYVGGRVDLRQRLVRAIGDPNERFAEDKLRMLRAIRFSSTFQFDLEMNTLRAIQRHAENIAVVSAERIAVEMRKMLTSPRRVEAVVLLRDSWLFQVVLPEIIPILDHAPRWTETLRSLQCLPGNDFATALAALLRYPAARDLAMIDPRKPVPLLSEICLRWKLTNDETKDLQWLLRHVDLLRSAKDLPWPRLQRLLIDPRIEKLMNLATATTLARGESELHLEFAAERLAWSVERLNPPPVATGDDLIRAGLKPGPHFQGMLEAIRDAQLDGQIATLDEALALARDWRPA
- a CDS encoding DUF1109 family protein, which gives rise to MTFAIDLLLRWAHIVPATIMVGGAVYARFALAPSADPLADEQKELLKAGVRARWMKWVMICAFLLLVSGIINVVLIATKYDFPQKYYHPVIGVKMLVAMVVFYIASMLVGRSENAARFRQNERMWLSLNAALAVSVVLMGGALKIAERVPKADEEAVQTEQPELPAPSAAENDS
- a CDS encoding SdrD B-like domain-containing protein, with the translated sequence MLRRMFNSLLKGRKRSGPARPALRGSSIETLEDRRVFDADPIQIGATYTEEDASGGDDHGDTFRITFSGGADGTELKRIIIDGDQIGNFGNLPGLSAGDTFFDIAAGGLGADGFFPFKLISADGIDGYTVTVVDGGTRLQIDFEGFHAGEEFVFEIDVDEVIVYDPNNPGNVLIDPIASGAEVQGTQFIADFSAEHYHDTTITTTFVDAYDPLLNASGLNLPSDNATGHRDRTDGAFGNGVQQPLPITISGRVYHDVNLNLNQDAGEVGLSGVTLSLWTKVNGVYVDTGYTTTTNAQGDYEFGANLNLQPGTYQIRETQPSGYFSVGAIPGTVAGNAIGSTLASTKDWLTEVTIVDGGTAAINYDFAEALPASISGYVYHDRDNDGVKEAGEEGIEGVTMTITGVDVDGVTHTFNVTTNSVGYYEATMLPPGIYTVVEAVQPASYIDGIDAAGTVNGSLMGGAVNPGDQILNVLLLGGESGINYNFGEIKPASISGSVHLTDRDGNCYDGVTIITPPIEGVKIELLDDAGNVLATTYTDANGQYSFADLLPGTYQIREYTPDGLIDGGDHVGTVNGASNGANSENDLLSNIVLLSGDDGVKYDFCEHEAATIGGYVYHDRDNDGVKESGEEGIAGVTVILLDGNGVQVGTTTTAADGSYNFTGLSAGDYKIVETQPGAYIDGLDTAGTIGGLIVGAATNPGDNITSIELKWGDDGINFNFGEIKPVSISGYVYHDLDNDGLKEAGEDGIAGVTVQAINSITNETFTVTTNDQGYYEVVGLPPGTYRIIETQPIIYTDGKDAAGTVGGSTRGTATNPGDEIAAIGLVSGDTGINYNFGEILPGSISGKVHLTDKYGDCFSDEAYNSPLEGVIVRLYDAAGNLLEETLTDANGDYTFDGLLPGTYTVVEITPAGLIDGGDHVGKIDGVAVGQRTANDTLSSIIIRSGDHGVNYDFCEHEPAKLSGFVYHDRNNDGVMDPGEEGIGGAIVYLYDSSGALVGTQTTAADGTYMFSNLRADTYRIVEQQPNGFLDGIDAAGTIGGATTGTATNPGDEIKEVTLLWGDEGVNYKFGEVKPGSIGGFVWSDTDDDCLFDADENPISSVTIKLLDAAGNVIATTTTDANGHYLFDNLLPGQYTVVETQPVGYFQGHQMDLNGLADDSVQDTISRINITSGLDLDNHNFCELPPATISGYVYQDGATFTTDDGNLPADALSQRDGTRTPDDTPIAGVMLELRDGITGLPIMGNDPRILGGTYGSGPIRVVTDANGYYQFAGLESGFYSVFQIHPEGYVDGNDVAGTTAGVAFNQGNVVNVGTLMVDPLNDMIALIDLPVGAHSQENNFSELKAQNIPTPLPPVPPAPVGTLPPLVIPVAPPPAQIIPPEALFIVQPLLQGYSGGATGVTWHLSVVNAGLPRSKDQIAFIEPNVWFTAASESILPWEGNEFLQAEWKLQLQSAGDNDAEEILTKVFGMPGARPVSGDFNGDGVTDFGIYYKGHWYIDVNGNGVWDEGDLWAKLGYDGDIPVVGDWDGDGKDDIGIYGKAWPGDPRAVASDPGLPVPNNVSTGISKNLPPKPDEATLGSRVMKLTSTGKVRSDLIDHVFHFGTAGNYPVVGDWDGDGIQTIGIFQDGEWRLDEDGNGRWDDEVDSRVKYGDKGDVPVVGDWNGDGIDEIGIFRDGKWTLDHDNNRYLDETDKVFTLGEAGDHPAVGDWDGDGYDEVGVYHAMSGEARVSEVPGPAKR